One Elaeis guineensis isolate ETL-2024a chromosome 10, EG11, whole genome shotgun sequence genomic window carries:
- the LOC105033648 gene encoding uncharacterized protein isoform X1 codes for MLYRWRSASCLLGVVHKSLLHGDAKAMSGGDTLNEDLSYISFRKVTRAAEALQSHSKRSRKHRSMRQHEKCETFDLPKEFYNCSKSEFHVHISSWLLGDYIVWRQNLKIIVGENKSQKHQNTF; via the exons ATGCTGTATAGATGGAGAAGCGCATCCTGTCTACTCGGAGTGGTACACAAGAGTTTGCTACATGGTGATGCCAAG GCTATGAGTGGAGGGGACACTTTAAATGAAGATCTCAGTTATATATCATTCAGAAAGGTGACAAGGGCG GCAGAAGCTTTACAAAGCCATTCGAAACGTTCAAGGAAGCACAGGTCCATGAGGCAACATGAAAAGTGTGAAACATTTGATCTGCCCAAGGAGTTTTATAA TTGTTCCAAAAGTGAATTCCATGTTCATATTTCAAGCTGGCTATTGGGAGATTACATTGTATGGAgacaaaatttgaaaataattgttgGAGAAAACAAATCCCAGAAGCATCAAAACACATTTTGA
- the LOC105033648 gene encoding uncharacterized protein isoform X2 encodes MLYRWRSASCLLGVVHKSLLHGDAKAMSGGDTLNEDLSYISFRKVTRAAEALQSHSKRSRKHRSMRQHEKCETFDLPKEFYKARRCHHQDSNPAPLIS; translated from the exons ATGCTGTATAGATGGAGAAGCGCATCCTGTCTACTCGGAGTGGTACACAAGAGTTTGCTACATGGTGATGCCAAG GCTATGAGTGGAGGGGACACTTTAAATGAAGATCTCAGTTATATATCATTCAGAAAGGTGACAAGGGCG GCAGAAGCTTTACAAAGCCATTCGAAACGTTCAAGGAAGCACAGGTCCATGAGGCAACATGAAAAGTGTGAAACATTTGATCTGCCCAAGGAGTTTTATAA GGCAAGGAGGTGTCACCACCAGGATTCAAATCCTGCGCCTCTCATAAGTTAA